A section of the Spirosoma pollinicola genome encodes:
- the hxsC gene encoding His-Xaa-Ser system radical SAM maturase HxsC produces MLLRTRGIPLNFEADLVGRVTRNPDKLDELSFLLVDQEPVRTVPGPYLGMLTKQASVDDSYTQSVIYRVPTLDHLAEGDIVSVSQDGNINTLYRVNSPHNTLLATERCNSNCLMCSQPPKDKDDINRLFDVHQKLIPLIPKDCDELGISGGEPTLMGNHFFTLLEQLQEHLPQTEIHILTNGRTFAWNHVAERLARMNYSRVMLGIPVYSDYYQEHDHIVQAPNAFNQTILGLHNLARYNQRIEIRVVLHKLSIPRLVKLAKYIYKNLPFAEHVTFMGLEYVGYTPHNIDKLWIDPYDYMDELGEAVEFLAVRGMNVSIYNTQLCIMPEPLWKYARKSISDWKNSFLPECTRCARLEECGGLFTWNLKKPSQHIQPF; encoded by the coding sequence ATGCTACTACGAACCAGAGGAATACCCCTAAACTTTGAAGCAGATTTAGTGGGTCGGGTGACCCGGAACCCAGATAAACTGGATGAGTTATCGTTCCTATTAGTTGATCAGGAACCAGTACGAACAGTACCCGGGCCATACCTGGGCATGCTGACTAAACAGGCATCTGTCGATGATAGCTATACCCAGTCAGTTATCTACCGAGTGCCTACTCTGGATCACCTGGCGGAAGGAGATATCGTGTCAGTCAGTCAGGATGGAAATATTAACACACTGTACCGCGTTAATTCGCCCCACAATACGCTACTGGCCACTGAACGCTGCAATAGTAATTGCTTGATGTGTTCACAGCCACCTAAAGACAAAGATGACATTAATCGGCTTTTTGACGTACACCAAAAGTTAATTCCGTTAATTCCGAAAGACTGTGATGAACTGGGTATTTCGGGTGGAGAGCCTACGCTTATGGGGAACCACTTCTTTACGCTTCTCGAACAACTTCAAGAGCATCTGCCTCAAACGGAGATTCACATTTTAACGAATGGCCGAACGTTTGCCTGGAATCACGTCGCTGAGCGTCTGGCTCGGATGAACTATTCCCGGGTCATGCTAGGTATCCCAGTTTATTCGGATTACTATCAGGAGCATGACCATATCGTTCAGGCTCCTAATGCGTTCAATCAAACCATTCTAGGCTTACATAATCTAGCGCGGTACAATCAGCGAATTGAGATTAGGGTTGTCCTACATAAATTATCGATTCCTCGTTTGGTCAAGTTGGCCAAATATATTTATAAAAATCTGCCTTTTGCCGAACACGTCACCTTTATGGGATTGGAGTACGTTGGTTATACGCCCCATAACATTGATAAATTATGGATCGACCCATATGACTATATGGATGAATTGGGTGAAGCCGTTGAATTTCTGGCGGTACGTGGTATGAATGTTTCCATTTATAATACACAGTTATGTATCATGCCAGAACCTCTTTGGAAATACGCTCGCAAATCAATTTCTGACTGGAAGAATAGCTTTTTGCCAGAGTGTACACGCTGTGCCCGCCTTGAGGAGTGTGGGGGTTTATTTACCTGGAATCTAAAGAAACCCAGCCAGCACATTCAACCATTTTAA